Below is a genomic region from Fischerella sp. PCC 9605.
AATTAGAGCAGCAGTATACAGACAAAATGAACTTTGTCATGTTGAATGTGGATAACACCAAATGGCTACCAGAGATGTTGAAGTATCGGGTAGATGGTATTCCCCATTTTGTGTTTCTCAACCAGAATGGAGAAGTTCTTGCTCAAGCGATCGGCGATCAACCCCGCACAATCATGGCAAGTAATTTAGAAGCCTTGATTGAGGATTCACCTCTGCCTTATGCTCAAGCTAGTGGGCAAGTTTCCAAAGTTTCAACATCAGTAGCACCAGCACCCAGCCAAGATGACCCGCGCAGTCATGGCAGTCAAGTAGTGAATTAGAATAGCGTCATATATCTACAGGCTTTTAGCCTGTACCCTACATAAACTATGTATGCTACAGCTAATTTTCGTTGTACTTACTGTCATTACGGGTTCAGCGCTGTGTTCTAGCATAGAAACAGCGCTTTTATCAGTCTCTACACTCAAAGTACGACAGTTAGCACAGTCAAATCATCCTTCAGCATTAGCACTTTTGGCGATTCGTGAAAACATAAATCGACCAATTGCGACTATTGTCATCCTCAATAATACTTTCAACATTATTGGTAGTATTCTCACAGGTAGTGTTGCTACTAAAATTTTGGGAGATAGATGGTTAGGTGTCTTTTCAGGAATATTGACCTTTCTGATTATAGTTTTTGGTGAAATAGTCCCAAAAACTATTGGTGAGCGCAACGCCGAAAAAATATCTATACTAGCTGCTTTACCTATTACTGGACTTACCTTTTTGTTCACACCTCTAGTCTGGATTTTAGAAAAAGTTACAGCACCTTTTACTAAAGGTAAAAAACGACCGACAACAAATGAGGCAGAAATTAAGCTACTAGCAAATATAGGTCATCAGGAAGGAATTATTGAACGCGACGAAGCAGAGATGATTCAACGGGTGTTTCGATTGAACGATCTGACAGCCTCTGACCTAATGACACCTCGAATCATGCTTACATATTTACGTGGCGATTTGACTCTTAGTGAGGCTAAACAAGATATTATTGCCTCGCAACATACACGGATTATTGTGACTGATAACTCTATCGATCAAGTGATAGGGGTTGCTTTAAAACAGAATTTGCTAACAGCGATGGTTGAAGGTAGGAGTAATCAAAAAATCTCTTCCTTAATACGGAAAGTTAGCTTTGTTCCTGAAACAATTCGGGCAGACAAATTGCTAAAAGGCTTCCTAGAAGCTCGCGATCATCTCGTTGTAGTAGTGGATGAATATGGAGACGTCTGTGGTGTAGTAACCTTGGAAGATGTTCTTGAAGTCATAACTGGTGAAATTGTAGATGAGACTGATAAAAGCATTGATCTGCAAGAAATTGCACGCAAACGGCGAGAAAGACTGTTAAAGTCTATGCGTTAGCCCTTCTCATTACTTTTGAGAAGAAATACATTGCTTCCACACACTACATTAAAGTTGATATAAAATGGATATATCGAAAAAAATCGATATAATGGGGGAATGGATACTAAAGACATTGACATCTTCAAAGTCCTTGCTAACGAAACTAGGTTACAAATCCTGCATTGGCTCAAGGAACCTGAAGTTAACTTTCCCTGCCAAGACGTAGACCCTCGCACAGTCGGAGTTTGCGTCAGTAGCATTCAGAAAAAAACTGGCTTAGCCCAGTCTACAGTGTCCCATTATTTATCTATGCTGGAGGCGACAGGGCTAATTGTCTCAAGCCGTCAGGGACAATCTACTTACTATCGTCGTAACGAGGAAGCTTTTTCTCAGTTTGCAGCTCATGTTGCAACTGATTTATAAATAAAAGCAAATGTTAATTGCTTGTGATATTGATTTTGTTATATCGAGATTGTTCGATATCTCTAATATTCAATTTACTGTTATTGTATAGGTGCGACAGACAAGCAACGGTCTATTTGAGGAAACAAAGATGCTAGCAACCTATTTGTTATTGTTAGTTATTGGTTTGGCTGCTATCTGGCTAGGACTCAAAGTACGTGAGGAGGTCTATCGCATTGCAGTTGTATTCAGTGGGGGAATGGTGCTGGTAATGGGGTTTGTATTAGCTCCATCAGCCGTACAGATAGGAGTTGTATTGCTTCTTTTGGGACTGTATCAACTGTATGCTCCACAGCCAAGATTTTAGAAAATTTAATAACCGTTAGAAATTTACTTTTCTAATGCAAATAAATGGTACAGCCATCAACAAATCAGAAGTCACGAGTAAAATTCATTTGTGGCTTCTGAATTTTAGTTTTCTTGATTAAATACTTTGAGTACATACTATCTAAACCATCGCTACATTAGAAGATGAAGAAAGATCAAAGTTAGCCCAAACATGAGTGTAAACGCGACTATTACAGATAATCCTTTATTGAAAGGTACTGGCTTGCCTGATTTTGCCAGCATCCAACCAGAGCATGTGGTGCCAGGGTTTAACCAATTACTGGCAGAATTAGAGCAAGAATTAACCAAAATAGAAGCTAATGTACAGCCTACTTGGGACGGTTTAGTAGAACCTTTAGAAAAGCTAACAGAACGCCTGAACTGGAGTTGGGGTGTAGTGAACCACTTGATGGGTGTGAAAAATAGCCCCCAACTGCGAGAAGCCTATGAAACTGTACAGCCGCAGGTAGTACAGTTTTCTAACAAACTCAGCCAAAGTCAACCAATTTACAATGCTTTTAAAGCACTACGTGCCAGTGACACTTGGGATACTTTAGACTCTGCCCAAAAGCGTATTGTCGAAGCTGCGATCCGAGATGCAGAACTATCTGGGGTTGGCTTGCAAGGCGAAGCGCGGGAACGTTTTAACGCTATTCAAATGGAGTTAGCTGAACTTTCTACCAAGTTCTCTAACAATGTTCTGGATGCGACTAAAGCCTTTAGCCTGAAGCTGACAAAGAAAGAAGAAGTAGACGGTTTACCCCCGAGTTTACTTAGTTTAGCAGCACAAGCAGCCCGAGATGCCGGGGAAGAAAACGCCACCCCAGAAAATGGCCCTTGGTGTATCACTTTAGACTTACCCAGTTACTATCCTTTTATGCAGTACAGCACAAGGCGTGACTTGCGGGAAGTGCTTTACAAAGCTTATATTACCCGTGCATCTTCGGGAAACTTGGATAATAACCCGTCAATAGAACGTGTTTTGGAGTTGCGTCAAGAACTGGCGAAGTTACTCGGTTACAAAACTTATGCGGAAGTCAGCTTAGCCAGTAAAATGGCTCCCAGCGTCGAGGCTGTGGAAAAACTATTAGAAGAACTGCGCTGCGCCAGTTACGATGCAGCCCTCAAGGAATTGGCAGAATTGAAAGCTTTTGCTGCCAACAAGGGAGCAGCAGAAACAAATGATTTAAGACATTGGGATATCCCCTTTTGGGCAGAACGCCAGCGGGAAGAAAAATTTGCTTTCACAGCAGAAGAATTGCGTCCTTACTTTCCGCTTCCACAAGTGCTGGATGGCTTATTCGGGTTGGTGAAGCGGTTGTTTGGTGTTACAGTTACCCCTGCTGATGGTCAAGCACCAGTTTGGCATGAGGATGTGCGCTATTTCCAAATTGCTGACGAAACAGGTAGTGCGATCGCCTATTTTTATTTAGACCCCTACAGCCGTCCCGCAGAAAAGCGCGGCGGTGCATGGATGGATATCTGCATTAACCGGGGCAAACTCACTGAAAATGGAGTCAAGAAAACCCGTTTACCTGTAGCGTATTTGGTATGTAACCAAACGCCACCAGTTGATGGCAAACCTAGTCTGATGACTTTTACGGAGGTAGAAACTTTATTCCACGAGTTTGGTCATGGTTTGCATCACATGTTGACCAAGGTAGATTATTCTTCGGCAGCAGGTATTAATAACGTCGAATGGGATGCTGTGGAATTACCTAGTCAGTTTATGGAAAACTGGTGCTACGATCGCGCTACTTTATTTGGCATGGCTAAGCATTACGAAACAGGTGAGCCTTTGCCAGAACATTATTACCAAAAGCTGCTGGCTGCAAAGAATTACATGAGTGGTAGTGCAACGTTGCGACAGATACACTTTAGCGTTCTGGATCTAGAACTGCACTACCGCTATCGTCCTGGTGGTAGTGAAACTCCTAAGGATGTGCGCGATCGCATCGCCAAGACGACCACCGTCATACCACCTTTACCCGAAGATTCATTTTTATGTGCCTTTGGACACATTTTTGCCGGTGGATATGCAGCAGGATACTACAGCTACAAATGGGCGGAAGTATTAAGCGCAGATGCTTTTGCCGCATTTGAAGAAGTTGGTTTAGAAGATGAACAAGCTGTAAAAGCTACAGGTAAGCGCTACCGCGATACAGTCTTAGCCCTTGGTGGTAGCAAGCATCCAATGGAAGTGTTTAAAACATTCCGGGGTCGCGAACCGAGTACCGAACCTTTGCTAAGACACAATGGTTTAGTAGCTGCTTAAATTTATACTATAGTTCGCCACACTTTCATTGAAGTTCAAAGTAGGGGAAAAAGTTCAAGGTCAATTCCTTTCCCCTTTCCCCTTTCCCCTTCTCCTCAGGAACGAGAGTAAATCAATTACGTCTCAATCTGGGTGGATACCGCCATTTGGTGAAATAGCCTAAAATTTTAAATTTGAATGTATCGCCCAGATTTTCTGAAAGTTTGCCTGTCTTGGCTTTTAAATTTACTTCTGTGCGGCTTATCCTTGACGGCGATCGCACAGACAAATTCTCAACCACAAGTCCCTAAAAAACCTAGCCACACAGACAACCGCAGCAAGCAAACTCGTAATATTCAAGTAAAAGTTCCTGTCAAAACTCTACCAGGACGGCGAGAAAGTGGGAGTGTACGTCGAGGAAGCTGCATTTCTGGCGATCCAGCACTTCTGGCTTTACTGCTACCACCAACTAATCTGGGATTAACAACTGCTGCTCATCCTCAATTTTTCTGGTACACACCTGAAAATACAGCTCAAAGAACCCAGTTTTCTCTGTACAGAATAGATGAAAAATCAGGTCAACGTACCCAAGTATACAATACAACTTTGAAACCTAGCAGCAAACCTAGTGTAACAAGCTTAATCTTGCCCACTGATGCTAAAATTCCGCCTTTGGAAATTAATCAAACTTATCAGTGGTCTGTGTCTATCATTTGTGACATACAAGATACTTCTCCTCGATCTGTCATCACTGTAGACGGTTGGGTACAACGGATAGCTGTTAATCAGAATTTGGCCAATCAATTACAGCGGCTAAGTCCAACAGAGCGCATTTCCGTCTATGCTGAACAAGGTCTGTGGTTTGATTTATTGTCAACAGTAGCAGAATTACGCGCCTGCAATCCTTCTGATACCAAACTTTCCGAAATCTGGGTGACTTTACTACAGCAGGTAGGGTTAGAAAACATAGCCCAGCAGCCTCTAGATCAGCAGTGTTCCCGTAGCTAAGCATGCAGAAGGATTTTTATTGAAACAAGAATCCCCGCACGTAGCAGCTATCGGAGTGCGAGGGAGCGTCAATCCTACCGACTTATACCAAGTTGCGTTCAGATATAGCAATAGTAATTCGTGCCCTCTCCCTTTCCCCTCCCCAAATTGGGAGAGGGGCTGGGGGTGAGGGAAGTACTATCTTTGACTGCAACTTAATATTACTTATAAAAATAGTATTTGATAGCAGCCTCAGCTATGTAGAAAAACTTTTAATAGCATATTTAAAATTTATTAATCACAAAAAATAGAATTTATATTGTTTTTTTGCCTTTCTTTGCAATACTTAACTCGATTTTAGTTAAAAAGAGTAAACATAGATTAAAAGTAATAAAATTCATAATCATTCGTTAAGTTTATCGTGCAAAATTGAGAGTAAGCTAAGTGATCAGAAGCCTAAGTACAAAATTTTGTCACTAGGCTTAAAGAAAAATAACAGTCATTGTGTT
It encodes:
- a CDS encoding thioredoxin family protein: MSTDSPVNSPVKSESTVGARVRNFLIAMVAIALSVALVLGLRTETSSASLAKLAEQSTPLEVAMTNGKPSLVEFYADWCTVCQKMAPDITQLEQQYTDKMNFVMLNVDNTKWLPEMLKYRVDGIPHFVFLNQNGEVLAQAIGDQPRTIMASNLEALIEDSPLPYAQASGQVSKVSTSVAPAPSQDDPRSHGSQVVN
- a CDS encoding hemolysin family protein: MLQLIFVVLTVITGSALCSSIETALLSVSTLKVRQLAQSNHPSALALLAIRENINRPIATIVILNNTFNIIGSILTGSVATKILGDRWLGVFSGILTFLIIVFGEIVPKTIGERNAEKISILAALPITGLTFLFTPLVWILEKVTAPFTKGKKRPTTNEAEIKLLANIGHQEGIIERDEAEMIQRVFRLNDLTASDLMTPRIMLTYLRGDLTLSEAKQDIIASQHTRIIVTDNSIDQVIGVALKQNLLTAMVEGRSNQKISSLIRKVSFVPETIRADKLLKGFLEARDHLVVVVDEYGDVCGVVTLEDVLEVITGEIVDETDKSIDLQEIARKRRERLLKSMR
- a CDS encoding ArsR/SmtB family transcription factor, coding for MDTKDIDIFKVLANETRLQILHWLKEPEVNFPCQDVDPRTVGVCVSSIQKKTGLAQSTVSHYLSMLEATGLIVSSRQGQSTYYRRNEEAFSQFAAHVATDL
- a CDS encoding M3 family metallopeptidase; protein product: MSVNATITDNPLLKGTGLPDFASIQPEHVVPGFNQLLAELEQELTKIEANVQPTWDGLVEPLEKLTERLNWSWGVVNHLMGVKNSPQLREAYETVQPQVVQFSNKLSQSQPIYNAFKALRASDTWDTLDSAQKRIVEAAIRDAELSGVGLQGEARERFNAIQMELAELSTKFSNNVLDATKAFSLKLTKKEEVDGLPPSLLSLAAQAARDAGEENATPENGPWCITLDLPSYYPFMQYSTRRDLREVLYKAYITRASSGNLDNNPSIERVLELRQELAKLLGYKTYAEVSLASKMAPSVEAVEKLLEELRCASYDAALKELAELKAFAANKGAAETNDLRHWDIPFWAERQREEKFAFTAEELRPYFPLPQVLDGLFGLVKRLFGVTVTPADGQAPVWHEDVRYFQIADETGSAIAYFYLDPYSRPAEKRGGAWMDICINRGKLTENGVKKTRLPVAYLVCNQTPPVDGKPSLMTFTEVETLFHEFGHGLHHMLTKVDYSSAAGINNVEWDAVELPSQFMENWCYDRATLFGMAKHYETGEPLPEHYYQKLLAAKNYMSGSATLRQIHFSVLDLELHYRYRPGGSETPKDVRDRIAKTTTVIPPLPEDSFLCAFGHIFAGGYAAGYYSYKWAEVLSADAFAAFEEVGLEDEQAVKATGKRYRDTVLALGGSKHPMEVFKTFRGREPSTEPLLRHNGLVAA
- a CDS encoding DUF928 domain-containing protein, producing MYRPDFLKVCLSWLLNLLLCGLSLTAIAQTNSQPQVPKKPSHTDNRSKQTRNIQVKVPVKTLPGRRESGSVRRGSCISGDPALLALLLPPTNLGLTTAAHPQFFWYTPENTAQRTQFSLYRIDEKSGQRTQVYNTTLKPSSKPSVTSLILPTDAKIPPLEINQTYQWSVSIICDIQDTSPRSVITVDGWVQRIAVNQNLANQLQRLSPTERISVYAEQGLWFDLLSTVAELRACNPSDTKLSEIWVTLLQQVGLENIAQQPLDQQCSRS